One genomic segment of Panicum virgatum strain AP13 chromosome 2N, P.virgatum_v5, whole genome shotgun sequence includes these proteins:
- the LOC120661770 gene encoding alpha-amylase/trypsin inhibitor-like isoform X2 translates to MACSAMIGCVAAVATLALLAAGGEGAVFTVVNQCPFTVWAASVPVGGGRQLNRSESWRINVPAGTTAARIWARTGCQFDAAGRGSCRTGDCGGVLRCTGYGRAPNTLAEFALNQFNNLDFFDISLIDGFNVPMSFLPDGGSGCGRDPRCAADVNARCPAELRQDGACNNACPVFKEDVYCCVGSAANSCGPTNYSRYFKGECPDAYSYPKDDATSTFTCPTGTNYNVVFCP, encoded by the exons ATGGCGTGCTCCGCAATGATCGgctgcgtcgccgccgtcgcgacgctcgccctcctcgccgcgggcggcgagggcgcggtCTTCACCGTGGTGAACCAGTGCCCCTTCACGGTGTGGGCGGCCTCCGTGCCggtgggcggcgggcggcagctgAACCGCAGCGAGTCGTGGCGCATCAACGTGCCCGCcggcacgacggcggcgcgcat CTGGGCGCGCACGGGGTGCCAGTTCGACGCGGCCGGGCGCGGGAGCTGCCGCACGGGGGACTGCGGCGGGGTGCTGCGCTGCACCGGGTACGGGCGCGCGCCCAACACGCTGGCGGAGTTCGCGCTGAACCAGTTCAACAACCTCGACTTCTTCGACATCTCCCTCATCGACGGCTTCAACGTGCCCATGAGCTTCCTCCCCGACGGCGGGTCCGGGTGCGGCCGGGACCCCCGGTGCGCGGCGGACGTGAACGCGCGGTGCCCCGCGGAGCTGCGGCAGGACGGGGCGTGCAACAACGCGTGCCCCGTGTTCAAGGAGGACGTGTACTGCTGCGTCGGCTCGGCGGCCAACAGCTGCGGGCCGACCAACTACTCGAGGTACTTCAAGGGGGAGTGCCCCGACGCGTACAGCTACCCCAAGGACGACGCCACCAGCACCTTCACGTGCCCCACCGGAACAAACTACAATGTCGTCTTCTGCCCCTAA
- the LOC120661770 gene encoding alpha-amylase/trypsin inhibitor-like isoform X1 — MACSAMIGCVAAVATLALLAAGGEGAVFTVVNQCPFTVWAASVPVGGGRQLNRSESWRINVPAGTTAARIWARTGCQFDAAGRGSCRTGDCGGVLRCTGYGRAPNTLAEFALNQFNNLDFFDISLIDGFNVPMSFLPDGGSGCGRDPRCAADVNARCPAELRQDGACNNACPVFKEDVYCCVGSAANSCGPTNYSRYFKGECPDAYSYPKDDATSTFTCPTGTNYNVVFCP; from the exons ATGGCGTGCTCCGCAATGATCGgctgcgtcgccgccgtcgcgacgctcgccctcctcgccgcgggcggcgagggcgcggtCTTCACCGTGGTGAACCAGTGCCCCTTCACGGTGTGGGCGGCCTCCGTGCCggtgggcggcgggcggcagctgAACCGCAGCGAGTCGTGGCGCATCAACGTGCCCGCcggcacgacggcggcgcgcatCTGGGCGCGCACGGG GTGCCAGTTCGACGCGGCCGGGCGCGGGAGCTGCCGCACGGGGGACTGCGGCGGGGTGCTGCGCTGCACCGGGTACGGGCGCGCGCCCAACACGCTGGCGGAGTTCGCGCTGAACCAGTTCAACAACCTCGACTTCTTCGACATCTCCCTCATCGACGGCTTCAACGTGCCCATGAGCTTCCTCCCCGACGGCGGGTCCGGGTGCGGCCGGGACCCCCGGTGCGCGGCGGACGTGAACGCGCGGTGCCCCGCGGAGCTGCGGCAGGACGGGGCGTGCAACAACGCGTGCCCCGTGTTCAAGGAGGACGTGTACTGCTGCGTCGGCTCGGCGGCCAACAGCTGCGGGCCGACCAACTACTCGAGGTACTTCAAGGGGGAGTGCCCCGACGCGTACAGCTACCCCAAGGACGACGCCACCAGCACCTTCACGTGCCCCACCGGAACAAACTACAATGTCGTCTTCTGCCCCTAA
- the LOC120661772 gene encoding probable homogentisate phytyltransferase 2, chloroplastic isoform X1: MAPLASPPLPYRAPAFLAAPAIRSGRPPRLLSPSRSASPLLSSGCAGCFPRAPRAPCTAARERRRDAVRTFSQTDAAGQAPLSKTLSDLKDSCWRFLRPHTIRGTALGSIALVARALIENSHLINWWLLFKAFYGLVALICGNGYIVGINQIYDVAIDKVNKPYLPIAAGDLSVESAWLLVTLFAIAGFSIVVLNFGSFITSLYCLGLFLGTIYSVPPFRLKKYPVAAFLIIAMVRGFLLNFGVYYATRAALGLTFQWSSPVAFITCFVTLFALVIAITKDLPDVEGDRKYQISTLATKLGVRNIAFLGSGLLVANYIAAIAVAFLMPQAFRHSVMVPVHVVLAAGLIFQTWVLEQAKYTKDAISQYYRFVWNLFYAEYIFFPLI, encoded by the exons ATGGCTCCTCtcgcctcccctcctctcccatACCGCGCCCCTGCCTTCCTCGCCGCCCCCGCCATCCGCAGCGGGCGGCCTCCACGCCTGCTCAGCCCGTCGCGGTCCGCGTCCCCACTCCTCTCCTCCGGCTGCGCAGGCTGCTTCCCCCGCGCCCCTCGCGCGCCCTGTACCGCCGCCCGCGaacgccgccgcgacgccgtGCGG ACATTCTCCCAAACTGATGCTGCTGGACAAGCACCTTTATCAAAGACTCTGTCAGACCTCAAGGATTCCTGCTGGAGATTTCTGAGGCCACACACAATTCGAGGAACTGCTTTGGGATCCAT AGCTTTGGTTGCTAGAGCCTTGATAGAGAATTCCCACCTGATAAATTGGTGGTTGTTATTCAAAGCATTCTATGGACTTGTAGCGTTAATCTGTGGCAATGGTTACATAGTTGGGATCAATCAGATCTACGATGTTGCTATTGACAA GGTAAATAAGCCATATCTACCCATTGCTGCTGGTGATCTCTCAGTTGAGTCAGCATGGTTGCTGGTGACATTATTCGCAATTGCAGGCTTTTCAATTGTAGTGTTAAACTTTGGATCTTTCATTACCTCTCTATACTGCCTTGGCCTATTTCTTGGCACTATATATTCCGTTCCTCCATTCAGACTGAAGAAATATCCGGTTGCTGCTTTTCTTATCATCGCAATG GTTCGGGGTTTTCTTCTCAACTTTGGTGTGTACTATGCTACTAGGGCTGCACTAGGTCTTACATTCCAATGGAG CTCTCCTGTTGCTTTCATTACATGCTTCGTGACACTATTTGCTTTGGTCATTGCTATAACCAAAGATCTCCCTGATGTTGAAGGGGATCGCAA GTATCAGATATCAACTTTGGCAACAAAACTTGGTGTCAGAAATATTGCCTTCCTTGGCTCTGGTCTATTGGTAGCAAATTACATTGCTGCTATTGCTGTAGCTTTTCTCATGCCTCAG GCGTTCAGGCACTCTGTCATGGTCCCTGTGCATGTTGTCCTTGCAGCTGGTTTAATTTTCCAG ACATGGGTTCTGGAGCAAGCTAAGTACACTAAG
- the LOC120661772 gene encoding probable homogentisate phytyltransferase 2, chloroplastic isoform X3, with the protein MAPLASPPLPYRAPAFLAAPAIRSGRPPRLLSPSRSASPLLSSGCAGCFPRAPRAPCTAARERRRDAVRTFSQTDAAGQAPLSKTLSDLKDSCWRFLRPHTIRGTALGSIALVARALIENSHLINWWLLFKAFYGLVALICGNGYIVGINQIYDVAIDKVNKPYLPIAAGDLSVESAWLLVTLFAIAGFSIVVLNFGSFITSLYCLGLFLGTIYSVPPFRLKKYPVAAFLIIAMVRGFLLNFGVYYATRAALGLTFQWSSPVAFITCFVTLFALVIAITKDLPDVEGDRKCTCFKEHASRVITIFILMPKINWSNHQHLVIKTKL; encoded by the exons ATGGCTCCTCtcgcctcccctcctctcccatACCGCGCCCCTGCCTTCCTCGCCGCCCCCGCCATCCGCAGCGGGCGGCCTCCACGCCTGCTCAGCCCGTCGCGGTCCGCGTCCCCACTCCTCTCCTCCGGCTGCGCAGGCTGCTTCCCCCGCGCCCCTCGCGCGCCCTGTACCGCCGCCCGCGaacgccgccgcgacgccgtGCGG ACATTCTCCCAAACTGATGCTGCTGGACAAGCACCTTTATCAAAGACTCTGTCAGACCTCAAGGATTCCTGCTGGAGATTTCTGAGGCCACACACAATTCGAGGAACTGCTTTGGGATCCAT AGCTTTGGTTGCTAGAGCCTTGATAGAGAATTCCCACCTGATAAATTGGTGGTTGTTATTCAAAGCATTCTATGGACTTGTAGCGTTAATCTGTGGCAATGGTTACATAGTTGGGATCAATCAGATCTACGATGTTGCTATTGACAA GGTAAATAAGCCATATCTACCCATTGCTGCTGGTGATCTCTCAGTTGAGTCAGCATGGTTGCTGGTGACATTATTCGCAATTGCAGGCTTTTCAATTGTAGTGTTAAACTTTGGATCTTTCATTACCTCTCTATACTGCCTTGGCCTATTTCTTGGCACTATATATTCCGTTCCTCCATTCAGACTGAAGAAATATCCGGTTGCTGCTTTTCTTATCATCGCAATG GTTCGGGGTTTTCTTCTCAACTTTGGTGTGTACTATGCTACTAGGGCTGCACTAGGTCTTACATTCCAATGGAG CTCTCCTGTTGCTTTCATTACATGCTTCGTGACACTATTTGCTTTGGTCATTGCTATAACCAAAGATCTCCCTGATGTTGAAGGGGATCGCAA GTGTACGTGTTTTAAAGAACATGCATCGAGGGTCATTACAATCTTCATACTAATGCCCAAAATCAATTGGTCAAACCATCAACACCTAGTTATCAAGACGAAGTTGTAA
- the LOC120661772 gene encoding probable homogentisate phytyltransferase 2, chloroplastic isoform X2, with amino-acid sequence MAPLASPPLPYRAPAFLAAPAIRSGRPPRLLSPSRSASPLLSSGCAGCFPRAPRAPCTAARERRRDAVRTFSQTDAAGQAPLSKTLSDLKDSCWRFLRPHTIRGTALGSIALVARALIENSHLINWWLLFKAFYGLVALICGNGYIVGINQIYDVAIDKVNKPYLPIAAGDLSVESAWLLVTLFAIAGFSIVVLNFGSFITSLYCLGLFLGTIYSVPPFRLKKYPVAAFLIIAMVRGFLLNFGVYYATRAALGLTFQWSSPVAFITCFVTLFALVIAITKDLPDVEGDRKYQISTLATKLGVRNIAFLGSGLLVANYIAAIAVAFLMPQAFRHSVMVPVHVVLAAGLIFQDAISQYYRFVWNLFYAEYIFFPLI; translated from the exons ATGGCTCCTCtcgcctcccctcctctcccatACCGCGCCCCTGCCTTCCTCGCCGCCCCCGCCATCCGCAGCGGGCGGCCTCCACGCCTGCTCAGCCCGTCGCGGTCCGCGTCCCCACTCCTCTCCTCCGGCTGCGCAGGCTGCTTCCCCCGCGCCCCTCGCGCGCCCTGTACCGCCGCCCGCGaacgccgccgcgacgccgtGCGG ACATTCTCCCAAACTGATGCTGCTGGACAAGCACCTTTATCAAAGACTCTGTCAGACCTCAAGGATTCCTGCTGGAGATTTCTGAGGCCACACACAATTCGAGGAACTGCTTTGGGATCCAT AGCTTTGGTTGCTAGAGCCTTGATAGAGAATTCCCACCTGATAAATTGGTGGTTGTTATTCAAAGCATTCTATGGACTTGTAGCGTTAATCTGTGGCAATGGTTACATAGTTGGGATCAATCAGATCTACGATGTTGCTATTGACAA GGTAAATAAGCCATATCTACCCATTGCTGCTGGTGATCTCTCAGTTGAGTCAGCATGGTTGCTGGTGACATTATTCGCAATTGCAGGCTTTTCAATTGTAGTGTTAAACTTTGGATCTTTCATTACCTCTCTATACTGCCTTGGCCTATTTCTTGGCACTATATATTCCGTTCCTCCATTCAGACTGAAGAAATATCCGGTTGCTGCTTTTCTTATCATCGCAATG GTTCGGGGTTTTCTTCTCAACTTTGGTGTGTACTATGCTACTAGGGCTGCACTAGGTCTTACATTCCAATGGAG CTCTCCTGTTGCTTTCATTACATGCTTCGTGACACTATTTGCTTTGGTCATTGCTATAACCAAAGATCTCCCTGATGTTGAAGGGGATCGCAA GTATCAGATATCAACTTTGGCAACAAAACTTGGTGTCAGAAATATTGCCTTCCTTGGCTCTGGTCTATTGGTAGCAAATTACATTGCTGCTATTGCTGTAGCTTTTCTCATGCCTCAG GCGTTCAGGCACTCTGTCATGGTCCCTGTGCATGTTGTCCTTGCAGCTGGTTTAATTTTCCAG